The sequence below is a genomic window from Draconibacterium halophilum.
TTAGCAATCCCACGCAGGTTCTTAATGTCGTTTAATGATACTGTTGCCCTGATTTTGTCGTTCACTTTTACCGGCTGCTGGAAACGTAAACTCTCGATACCGTAATTTACGATCATCTTTACATTTCTTACATCAACAACATTGTACCACAGATAAGTCAGCATCGACAACGATAAATAGCCGTGTGCGATGGTGGTTTTAAACGGTGATTCTTTGGCTGCACGCTCCGGGTCAGTGTGTATCCACTGGTAATCGAGCGTGGCATCTGCAAATTTATCTATCTGCTCCTGAGTTATCTGAACATAATCTGAAACTCCAATAACCTGCCCCAAAAGGGCCTCAAACTCTTCGTAGTTGTTGATAATTCGTTTTTCCATTGAAAAATAATTCTGGTAAATGATGTGCCAAGTTAATCCTTTTTCCGCAAGTATAGCAGTTTTCAGTGTTGCGAATGCCCGGATTTTATAAAGCTTTTACAAAGAAAAACTGAATTTTTATACTTTATGTTCCATTTTTAAAACGACTTTGAAGTTATATTGAAAAATTCAGACCTACACATCCGGTTTTTATCAGAAAATGGTCACCTTTGCATTTCAATTTATCGTATGAGCAATCTTTTCCGAACAACAACATTCCTGGCAATTGTTGCCTGCCTTTTGTGGTCGACCGCTTTTGCGGGAGTAAAAATCGGGCTGGAATATCATAGTCCGTTCCAGTTTGCAGGCATCCGTTTTACCATTTCCGGCCTGCTGATGTTTTTGTATTTCGGAAAACCAAAACGCTATTTTTCAGAATTAAAACACAACCTGAAATTTATCCTGTTGCTCTCAGTGGTGCAAATATTTGCACAATATGCGCTGTTTTACAGTGGTATAAATTTACTTCCCGGTTCCTTATCTGCTATGATCGTGGGATCGCAACCGCTTTTTATAGCA
It includes:
- a CDS encoding MaoC family dehydratase; its protein translation is MEKRIINNYEEFEALLGQVIGVSDYVQITQEQIDKFADATLDYQWIHTDPERAAKESPFKTTIAHGYLSLSMLTYLWYNVVDVRNVKMIVNYGIESLRFQQPVKVNDKIRATVSLNDIKNLRGIAKIQVKIVVDIEGERKPAYDCLVNFLYHFE